A window of Rufibacter sp. LB8 contains these coding sequences:
- a CDS encoding metallophosphoesterase, whose amino-acid sequence MLYQLVFFFFLAFLSWMVWAYLQERKFRKKPFYGLSDIGWRTVLPPPASQRRHSIALVGDIGNAGPLEKDPVLKSIRAWQQEAGDQSTLIFLGDNIYPVGVPPEGHRHHARAMERLQYQFELFKSYQGKVIYLGGNHDWNKGRRNGFTYMLRQQEIITQHLNDPLAYLPQGGCLGPVTWEINEQVLLVIINTQWWVQRGFKPLGPQFGCDYASSSEFFEAFEKLLEANKHRFIVLAGHHPLYSNALHGGKFTVKQHLFPLTFVHKRALVPLPLVGTMYRLYRQYVGAHEDMSFPPFKRFRKKLLKILHRHSPVFYVAGHDHNLQYFQVKGNHYAVSGSGSKTSFVAKGGKATFSHENKGFLVLDHYQDGTIWLRVLEPNPQGEGSELVFRKCLHKMETTPQILPQ is encoded by the coding sequence ATGCTCTACCAACTTGTGTTTTTCTTTTTCCTGGCGTTTTTGAGTTGGATGGTTTGGGCCTATCTCCAGGAACGCAAATTCAGGAAAAAACCTTTCTACGGGTTGTCAGACATTGGGTGGCGCACGGTACTACCTCCGCCAGCATCACAAAGAAGGCATTCTATTGCTTTAGTGGGTGATATTGGCAATGCCGGACCTTTGGAGAAGGACCCTGTGCTGAAAAGCATACGTGCGTGGCAGCAAGAAGCCGGCGACCAAAGCACCCTTATTTTTTTAGGCGATAACATTTACCCAGTGGGCGTGCCGCCCGAAGGCCACCGCCACCATGCCCGTGCCATGGAACGCCTGCAATACCAATTTGAACTGTTTAAAAGCTACCAGGGCAAGGTCATTTATCTAGGCGGCAACCATGACTGGAACAAGGGCCGCCGCAATGGGTTTACCTACATGCTCCGGCAGCAGGAAATCATCACCCAGCATTTAAATGACCCACTGGCGTATCTGCCGCAGGGCGGTTGTCTGGGGCCGGTCACCTGGGAAATCAACGAACAGGTTCTGTTGGTGATCATTAATACGCAATGGTGGGTGCAAAGGGGCTTTAAGCCGCTGGGGCCTCAATTTGGCTGTGACTACGCGTCTTCGTCAGAATTTTTTGAGGCTTTTGAGAAACTACTGGAGGCCAATAAGCACCGGTTTATAGTATTGGCAGGCCACCACCCCCTGTACAGCAATGCCCTGCACGGCGGCAAGTTCACCGTGAAGCAGCACCTTTTCCCCTTAACGTTTGTGCATAAGCGGGCGCTGGTACCGTTGCCGTTGGTGGGTACCATGTACCGCTTGTATAGGCAATACGTGGGCGCCCATGAAGACATGTCTTTTCCGCCGTTCAAACGGTTCAGGAAGAAGCTTTTGAAGATTCTTCACCGCCACTCCCCTGTTTTCTACGTGGCAGGGCATGACCACAACCTACAGTATTTTCAGGTGAAAGGAAACCACTATGCAGTCAGCGGATCGGGGAGCAAGACCAGTTTTGTGGCCAAAGGCGGCAAAGCAACGTTCTCCCATGAAAACAAAGGCTTTTTAGTACTGGACCATTACCAGGACGGCACAATCTGGCTGCGGGTGCTTGAACCAAACCCACAAGGTGAAGGAAGTGAATTAGTTTTCAGGAAATGCCTGCACAAGATGGAAACTACTCCTCAGATTCTTCCTCAATAA
- a CDS encoding diacylglycerol kinase family protein translates to MTKILFVINPIAGDIDKEELVEDVQAFCRQHQFTAEFYKTSGEQDEKHLKEKITAFSPGIVAAIGGDGTVSLAAKLLINSSIALAIIPQGSGNGLSKDLGIPQDFDESLFLLKQHWVQQIDTLLVNKQLSIHLCDMGFNALVVKRFCEGDTRGPGAYAWIAMQEYIAYEPKKYTVKSGGKVLFDGEAFMITVTNAKAFGSNMVINPNFVIDDGLFEICILEPFPKTSSLALLYRMYTDSIDESVYTHRFSVREATITNHDGEMTQIDGEPLELPKELKFNVQPKSLKVLLPIIEEESEE, encoded by the coding sequence ATGACCAAAATATTATTCGTCATCAATCCCATTGCCGGAGACATAGACAAAGAGGAACTGGTAGAAGATGTGCAGGCTTTCTGTCGGCAGCATCAATTCACTGCAGAGTTTTATAAAACCTCCGGCGAGCAGGATGAGAAACACTTGAAAGAAAAAATCACAGCCTTTTCACCAGGCATAGTTGCCGCCATTGGCGGTGACGGTACGGTGAGCCTGGCAGCCAAACTTTTAATAAACTCCTCCATTGCTTTGGCCATCATCCCGCAGGGGTCTGGAAACGGGCTTTCTAAAGATTTGGGCATTCCGCAGGATTTTGATGAATCGCTTTTCTTGCTCAAACAGCATTGGGTGCAACAAATAGACACGCTGCTGGTGAACAAGCAATTGTCCATTCATCTTTGTGACATGGGGTTCAATGCTTTGGTGGTAAAGCGCTTCTGTGAAGGAGATACCCGTGGGCCCGGAGCGTACGCCTGGATTGCCATGCAGGAATACATAGCCTATGAACCTAAAAAATACACGGTTAAATCAGGCGGAAAGGTTTTGTTTGACGGCGAGGCCTTCATGATCACGGTGACCAACGCCAAGGCCTTCGGGAGCAACATGGTCATCAACCCCAATTTTGTGATTGACGATGGGCTTTTCGAAATCTGTATTCTGGAGCCTTTCCCTAAAACCTCTAGCCTGGCACTATTATACCGCATGTATACCGATAGCATTGATGAATCTGTGTACACCCACCGGTTCAGTGTGCGCGAGGCTACCATCACCAATCATGACGGGGAAATGACCCAGATAGACGGGGAGCCGCTGGAACTTCCCAAGGAATTGAAATTCAATGTTCAGCCCAAAAGCTTAAAGGTGCTGCTGCCAATTATTGAGGAAGAATCTGAGGAGTAG
- a CDS encoding murein L,D-transpeptidase catalytic domain family protein — translation MNRIILSLSFLTVLSVAAPATSNPAAYLPQNSSSIELADLNLATNGVPGKVKPFEDFLEDIYDEADLRQAGLDYDVFQRAATGFYNLKGQGKVKKDVLTVIDFSKSSKKKRLWVIDVDKRKVLFHSLVAHGQGSGDDKAVKFSNIVNSHMSSVGFYVTQNTYHGKHGLSLKLNGLDPNFNSRANERAIVVHGADYVSESFIKQHGRLGRSHGCPALPKELNEKVISLIKNGSLLYIDAPVANYQSAYLNADKAIKSFEAEIIAKQAQILSR, via the coding sequence ATGAATAGAATAATTTTAAGCCTATCGTTTTTAACTGTCCTTTCGGTAGCCGCACCGGCTACCAGTAACCCGGCCGCTTATTTGCCCCAAAATTCCTCCTCTATAGAACTTGCTGATTTAAACCTTGCCACTAATGGCGTTCCTGGCAAAGTAAAACCCTTTGAGGATTTCCTGGAAGATATTTATGACGAAGCAGATTTAAGACAAGCCGGTCTTGACTATGATGTGTTTCAGCGCGCCGCCACTGGGTTTTATAACCTGAAAGGGCAAGGGAAAGTAAAAAAAGATGTGCTCACCGTCATTGACTTCAGCAAATCAAGCAAGAAGAAGAGACTTTGGGTAATTGACGTAGACAAAAGAAAGGTGTTGTTCCATAGCCTGGTTGCCCACGGGCAAGGGTCTGGTGATGACAAAGCAGTGAAGTTTTCTAACATAGTGAACTCCCACATGAGCAGCGTGGGCTTTTATGTAACCCAGAACACCTACCATGGCAAGCACGGTCTTTCTTTGAAGTTGAATGGTTTAGACCCTAACTTCAACTCAAGAGCCAATGAAAGAGCAATTGTAGTACACGGCGCTGACTATGTAAGTGAGTCCTTTATCAAACAGCACGGTAGATTAGGCCGCAGCCATGGTTGCCCGGCGTTGCCTAAAGAGCTGAACGAGAAAGTGATCAGCTTGATCAAGAACGGTTCTTTGCTGTACATTGACGCTCCGGTTGCCAATTACCAATCTGCTTACCTGAATGCTGACAAGGCCATTAAGAGCTTTGAGGCCGAGATTATTGCCAAACAAGCTCAGATTTTATCTAGATAA
- a CDS encoding DUF4440 domain-containing protein codes for MRYLPVFFFILMVGCSPKIPQSGPAKKEIQAIMDFQSQAWNRGDLPAFMEPYWQSDSLVFIGKSGPTYGWTKTLQNYQKSYPSAEAMGKLTFTLLQVNPIAPDILFVVGKWHLARSMGNLEGHFSLLFRKIDGQWKIVADHSS; via the coding sequence ATGCGCTATCTACCAGTATTTTTTTTCATCTTGATGGTGGGCTGCAGCCCTAAAATTCCGCAGAGCGGCCCGGCCAAGAAGGAGATCCAGGCCATCATGGATTTTCAAAGCCAAGCCTGGAACCGGGGCGATTTACCGGCTTTCATGGAGCCCTATTGGCAATCTGATTCTCTGGTATTCATCGGTAAAAGCGGCCCAACTTACGGCTGGACTAAGACCTTGCAGAACTATCAGAAAAGTTACCCGTCCGCAGAAGCCATGGGAAAACTAACGTTCACCCTGCTCCAGGTAAATCCCATAGCGCCCGATATTCTGTTTGTGGTGGGCAAATGGCACCTGGCCCGCAGCATGGGCAACCTGGAAGGGCATTTCTCTTTACTGTTCAGAAAAATTGATGGTCAATGGAAAATAGTGGCTGACCATTCCAGTTAA
- the mtgA gene encoding monofunctional biosynthetic peptidoglycan transglycosylase: MALTQTSFSFTWRDARVLFGKLCLVLFLCSLLWVVTYRWVDPPVTLHMLSKRSEPSPNDQQVKEIDFTFVELEDMSAQLPLAAIAAEDQLFLSHSGFDFKAMKMAFDKNMSGKRKTVVGGSTISQQVAKNVFLWHGRSYLRKGVEMYFTFLIELLWGKERIMEVYLNIAEMGDHVFGVHAASQKYFNTTPDKIGRQQAALLAAVLPNPIRYKVSKPTGYVLRRRRAIVRNMGRLGGTEYIKGWML; encoded by the coding sequence ATGGCCCTAACCCAGACAAGTTTTTCATTTACATGGCGAGACGCCAGGGTCCTGTTCGGGAAACTGTGTTTGGTCTTGTTTCTTTGTTCGCTGCTTTGGGTGGTCACGTATAGGTGGGTAGATCCGCCCGTAACCTTGCATATGCTTTCCAAGCGCTCAGAGCCGTCGCCCAATGACCAGCAAGTAAAAGAGATAGATTTCACCTTTGTGGAATTAGAAGACATGTCGGCGCAGTTGCCTTTGGCCGCCATTGCTGCCGAGGACCAGTTGTTTTTGTCGCATAGCGGGTTTGATTTCAAAGCCATGAAAATGGCCTTTGACAAGAACATGTCAGGTAAACGCAAGACCGTGGTTGGCGGCAGTACCATCAGCCAACAAGTGGCCAAAAACGTGTTTCTTTGGCACGGCCGAAGTTACCTGAGGAAGGGAGTGGAGATGTATTTCACGTTTCTGATTGAGCTGTTGTGGGGCAAAGAACGCATCATGGAAGTGTACCTCAACATAGCCGAAATGGGCGACCATGTGTTTGGTGTGCACGCGGCGAGCCAGAAATATTTCAACACTACCCCAGACAAAATTGGCAGGCAACAAGCGGCTTTGCTGGCGGCTGTGTTGCCTAACCCCATACGGTACAAAGTCTCCAAACCCACAGGCTACGTCCTGCGCCGCAGAAGAGCCATTGTCCGGAACATGGGCCGGTTAGGCGGCACCGAGTACATTAAAGGTTGGATGTTGTAA
- a CDS encoding ATP-binding protein, whose product MPDQPNQKEQIKELIKLNDELENYFRNTLIPQLFVDANLILRKFTPPAMKQFRFTPDHIGRPMVDLVDNIQYSTIIENIKDVIDSEEMMEKEIQTTDGNWFQMNIIPYLVPKEKRANGVIITFVDITGRMKNLRELEKLNASHETFIYAVTHDLLAPLNNVEGLVTYFIDLGENPQEKALPDVQEQKEVSRHLHIALQTMRGIIQDLTEITRLEDSVGKNAKPVNFEEIFNEVELTLKEKINEKCAEITYDLQVQEIIFSRKNLRSIAYNLLSNAIKYQHPDRVPTIHINNYKVNDYVVISFKDNGRGINAENQDLIFHQFAREFTDVEGTGIGLYLVKRIVEHAGGKITLTSEVGEGSVFKVYLPIVPEQK is encoded by the coding sequence ATGCCTGACCAACCTAATCAAAAAGAACAGATCAAAGAACTTATTAAGCTGAATGATGAGCTTGAAAACTATTTCCGGAACACCCTTATTCCGCAGTTGTTTGTAGACGCCAACCTCATCCTCCGGAAATTCACGCCCCCTGCCATGAAGCAGTTCCGGTTTACGCCAGACCACATTGGCAGGCCCATGGTGGATCTGGTGGACAACATTCAGTACTCCACCATTATTGAGAACATCAAAGACGTGATAGACTCAGAAGAAATGATGGAAAAGGAAATTCAGACCACAGACGGCAACTGGTTTCAAATGAACATCATTCCGTACCTGGTGCCCAAAGAGAAACGGGCCAACGGCGTGATCATCACGTTTGTGGACATCACGGGCCGCATGAAAAACCTGCGCGAGCTGGAGAAACTGAATGCCTCCCATGAGACCTTTATCTATGCCGTGACCCATGATTTGCTGGCGCCGCTCAACAACGTGGAAGGGCTGGTTACCTATTTTATTGACTTGGGCGAAAACCCGCAAGAGAAGGCATTGCCTGACGTACAGGAGCAGAAAGAAGTGAGCCGCCATTTGCATATAGCCCTGCAAACCATGCGCGGCATTATTCAGGACCTCACAGAAATCACCCGTCTGGAGGATAGCGTGGGCAAGAATGCCAAACCCGTAAATTTTGAGGAGATTTTTAACGAAGTGGAGCTTACCCTCAAAGAGAAAATCAATGAGAAATGCGCTGAGATCACGTATGACCTGCAGGTGCAAGAAATTATTTTCTCCCGCAAAAACCTGCGAAGCATTGCCTATAACCTATTAAGCAACGCCATTAAGTACCAGCACCCAGACCGTGTGCCCACCATACATATCAACAATTACAAAGTGAATGATTACGTGGTCATTTCATTCAAAGACAATGGCCGCGGCATTAACGCAGAAAACCAGGATCTCATTTTTCACCAGTTCGCGCGGGAGTTCACAGACGTGGAAGGCACCGGCATTGGGTTGTACTTGGTCAAGCGCATTGTGGAGCACGCCGGCGGCAAAATCACCTTAACCTCTGAAGTGGGAGAAGGCTCTGTGTTCAAAGTCTACCTGCCCATAGTGCCGGAGCAAAAGTAA
- a CDS encoding LON peptidase substrate-binding domain-containing protein, translated as MSRFLPLFPLNLVVFPGEKLNLHIFEPRYKQLITECQANGTTFGIPVVLDHGIGEYGTEIKLISVENTYSGGEMDIKTKGLGIFKLKEFHKQMPGRLYAGGEVEDLHLFEDEDVTMRAQVTELLLQLYKALGIKNLMLNLPPNFKSYDVAHHLGFSIDQEYKLLQCLKESERMAQIHAHLTQILPVVLETERLKERVKLNGHFKSLPPHNF; from the coding sequence ATGAGTAGATTTCTGCCGCTCTTCCCTCTCAATTTGGTGGTGTTCCCTGGTGAGAAACTGAACCTGCATATTTTTGAGCCCCGCTACAAGCAACTAATTACGGAGTGCCAAGCAAATGGCACCACCTTCGGCATTCCGGTTGTGCTGGACCATGGGATTGGTGAATACGGCACTGAGATAAAACTGATTTCCGTGGAAAACACCTATAGCGGCGGCGAAATGGACATTAAGACCAAAGGGTTGGGCATTTTTAAACTTAAGGAATTTCACAAACAGATGCCGGGCCGCTTGTACGCCGGTGGCGAAGTGGAAGATTTGCACTTATTTGAGGACGAGGATGTCACCATGCGTGCCCAGGTTACAGAGCTGCTGCTGCAATTGTACAAAGCCCTCGGTATCAAAAACCTGATGCTCAACCTGCCACCCAATTTTAAGTCGTATGATGTGGCGCACCATCTGGGCTTTTCCATTGACCAGGAATACAAACTGCTTCAGTGCCTGAAGGAGTCTGAGCGCATGGCCCAGATTCATGCCCACCTTACCCAGATTTTACCGGTGGTGCTGGAGACGGAACGCCTGAAAGAACGGGTAAAGCTCAATGGTCATTTTAAAAGCCTGCCGCCACATAACTTTTAG